One Candidatus Krumholzibacteriia bacterium genomic window carries:
- a CDS encoding pyridoxal phosphate-dependent aminotransferase has translation MQRLQMLAKATGRLGTETAFEVLARARALEAQGRHVVHLEIGEPDFDTPAYIVEAGIQAMREGFTHYGPSAGLPEVRAAIAEYAGAMRGVRVAPEEVVMTPGGKPVLFFGLMALVDPGDEVIYPNPGFPIYESVIRYLDAKPVPIRLSEDKAFSLDLDELESLVGPRTKMLILNTPANPTGGVIPKRDAERIAELAQKHDFWVLTDEIYARILYDGGHHSILSVPGMRERTLLLDGHSKTFAMTGWRLGFAVAPQPVADMIGKFMTNCNSCTASFTQRAGMAAVQGPQDAVEAMVAEFRRRRDLIVDGLNAIPKVRCLRPQGAFYVFPNITATGKKSAELASLLLQEAGVATLAGTAFGAYGEGYLRLSYANSQDNIREALKRMQSCIESLA, from the coding sequence GGGACGCCTGGGGACGGAGACGGCCTTCGAGGTCCTGGCTCGGGCGCGGGCGCTGGAAGCACAAGGTCGCCACGTGGTCCACCTCGAGATCGGCGAGCCCGATTTCGACACACCTGCTTACATCGTCGAGGCCGGCATCCAGGCGATGCGCGAAGGTTTCACCCACTACGGGCCCTCGGCGGGGTTGCCAGAGGTCCGCGCCGCCATCGCCGAGTACGCCGGCGCCATGCGCGGCGTGCGTGTCGCACCCGAAGAGGTCGTGATGACCCCGGGAGGTAAGCCGGTGCTGTTCTTCGGTCTGATGGCGCTCGTCGATCCGGGGGACGAGGTGATTTATCCGAACCCGGGCTTCCCCATCTACGAGTCCGTGATCCGCTACCTGGACGCCAAGCCGGTGCCGATCCGTCTGTCCGAGGACAAGGCCTTCAGCCTCGACCTGGACGAGCTCGAGTCGCTGGTGGGGCCGCGCACCAAGATGCTCATCCTCAACACACCGGCGAATCCCACCGGCGGCGTGATCCCGAAGCGCGATGCGGAGCGCATCGCGGAGCTGGCGCAGAAGCACGACTTCTGGGTGCTCACCGACGAGATCTATGCCCGCATTCTCTACGACGGCGGGCATCATTCGATTCTCTCGGTGCCGGGCATGCGGGAGCGCACCCTTCTCCTGGATGGCCACTCGAAGACCTTCGCCATGACCGGCTGGCGTCTCGGTTTCGCCGTGGCACCGCAACCTGTGGCCGACATGATCGGCAAGTTCATGACCAACTGCAACAGCTGCACCGCGAGCTTCACGCAGCGGGCCGGCATGGCGGCGGTGCAGGGGCCGCAGGACGCGGTGGAGGCCATGGTGGCCGAGTTCCGGCGGCGCCGTGATCTCATCGTGGATGGTTTGAACGCGATTCCGAAGGTGCGTTGCCTGCGGCCCCAGGGCGCTTTCTATGTCTTCCCGAACATCACCGCGACGGGGAAGAAATCCGCCGAGCTGGCGTCCTTGCTGCTGCAGGAAGCAGGCGTGGCGACGCTGGCAGGTACGGCCTTCGGCGCCTACGGGGAAGGCTATCTGCGTCTTTCCTACGCCAATTCGCAGGACAACATCCGCGAGGCCTTGAAGCGCATGCAGAGCTGCATCGAGTCCCTGGCCTGA